The Porphyromonas sp. oral taxon 275 DNA window AGGCCTTCCAGGAGGCTTTCCAGGCAGACAGCACCGCTGTGATCCTCGATGTACGCCGTCCCTCAGAGTTCGCCGAAGGGCATCTCAAGGGCGCCGTGCTCCTCGATTGGCTCAGTGATAAGGCCTTCGTCGAGGGGCTGGCGAAGCTCGACAAGAGCCGTACGCACTATGTCTACTGCCGCAGTGGCCATCGCAGCCATGCGGCGGCCACGCTGATGAAGTCCCGCGGCTTCAAGGTCGTCGAGATGAAGGGCGGCTATCTGAGCTGGGTCTCCGAAGGGCTCCCCGTAGAGAAGTAAAGCCCTCCCCACTAGGCGCTCCTAGAGCTGCTGGGGCAGCCTCCTTCTACGTGAGGGGGCTGCCCCAGTGCGTCTGCGTCGGGTGGGGGCCTCGGGCCCCTCAGTGCGGGGCAGGCGTGGCGCCTCATCCCCTGCAGCGGAGGACGCGGGTGGGGGAGGCGTGCTGCGGCCCTAGCTGGGGAGGAGGCTTGCTATACTGAGGCGACTTCCTTGGCCGTTTATTCGTCTGAAACTAGTATCTTTGCATGACCCTGCACCCGCGTGCATGGGTACAGACTAATGTATGTTATGATCAAGAGACTCTCTATAGCGGCCTTCGGGCTACTGCTCCTCTCCTCCTGCGGCGAGTACTATCGCGTGCAGAAGTCCACGGACGTGGCCGAGCGCTACTCCTATGCCAAGAAGAGCTACAACGAGCAGAAGTACGGCCGTGTGGTCAGTCTGCTGGAGGATGTCGTGCCCTCGCTGGTCGGCACCGCCGAGGGGCCGCAGAGTACCTATCTCTTGGCTAACTCCTACTTCGAGCAAGGGCAGGAGGCCGATGCCGCACGCTACTTCCAGAGCTACTACACGAGCTATCCCAAGGCTCCAATGGCCGAGGAGGCGCACTTCAAGGCTGGCTACTGCCTCTATAAGGCTTCGCCCGACGCACGCCTCGATCAGTCCGCTACGCTCGGCGCGATCAAGGAGCTGCAGACCTACCTCGACCTCTACCCCGAGGGGGGACACAAGGGGGAGGTGGAGCAGATGCTCTTCGACCTGCAGGACAAGCTTGCCTACAAGGAGTACCTAGCGGCCAAGCTCTACTTTG harbors:
- a CDS encoding rhodanese-like domain-containing protein produces the protein MKHLFMTLVSTFGLLSSAAGDEAIPLLAPKAFQEAFQADSTAVILDVRRPSEFAEGHLKGAVLLDWLSDKAFVEGLAKLDKSRTHYVYCRSGHRSHAAATLMKSRGFKVVEMKGGYLSWVSEGLPVEK
- a CDS encoding outer membrane protein assembly factor BamD translates to MIKRLSIAAFGLLLLSSCGEYYRVQKSTDVAERYSYAKKSYNEQKYGRVVSLLEDVVPSLVGTAEGPQSTYLLANSYFEQGQEADAARYFQSYYTSYPKAPMAEEAHFKAGYCLYKASPDARLDQSATLGAIKELQTYLDLYPEGGHKGEVEQMLFDLQDKLAYKEYLAAKLYFDLGLYLGNNYESAVITAQNALKDFPYTRHKEDIYFLILRAKYEQAELSVPERLQERIREALDSYYAYVNDFPEGKYRKAAQRIYERMNSRKTQD